A stretch of Metabacillus sp. FJAT-52054 DNA encodes these proteins:
- a CDS encoding protein phosphatase 2C domain-containing protein, whose protein sequence is MDLSILSHKSPSKKEIEDAFFVSDDCLTFGVFDGVTPMTDELFQNEHNGAYLASHMLASTLALPINQNRSLIEWLAEANALLLQKMESAALAIEERHLRWASCAAVLRITGEQAAFIQCGDCMILKEDHHGFVTPLTINSVEGISERARLVRERKRAEGLHIPPESWFLDHPHERMKDHRHLANRTGGYSVVNGDQELIDFIQTGEADIKGIKSLLIISDGFFHPEWSLRDVHIEISKLGLESYAEALRYLEHINGLPHDDMTGIFIQF, encoded by the coding sequence ATGGATCTATCCATATTGAGTCATAAAAGTCCAAGTAAGAAAGAAATTGAAGATGCTTTTTTTGTTTCAGACGATTGCCTGACCTTTGGTGTTTTCGATGGGGTTACGCCGATGACGGATGAGTTGTTTCAAAATGAACACAATGGAGCTTATCTTGCTTCCCATATGCTCGCCTCCACCCTTGCTCTCCCAATAAACCAAAATAGAAGTTTAATAGAATGGCTTGCTGAAGCAAACGCTCTTCTTCTTCAAAAAATGGAATCTGCTGCTTTGGCAATTGAGGAAAGGCATTTAAGATGGGCATCCTGTGCGGCTGTTTTAAGAATTACAGGAGAACAAGCGGCGTTTATACAATGTGGAGACTGCATGATTTTAAAGGAAGATCATCATGGGTTCGTTACTCCGCTTACGATTAACTCGGTTGAAGGCATTTCAGAAAGAGCCAGACTAGTACGGGAAAGAAAAAGAGCAGAAGGACTTCATATTCCTCCTGAAAGCTGGTTTCTTGATCATCCTCATGAAAGGATGAAAGATCACCGGCATCTGGCAAATCGAACCGGAGGATATTCTGTTGTGAACGGAGATCAGGAGCTCATTGATTTTATTCAGACCGGGGAAGCGGATATTAAGGGTATTAAGAGCCTTTTGATAATAAGTGACGGTTTTTTTCATCCTGAGTGGAGTCTCCGTGATGTGCATATCGAGATTTCGAAACTTGGTCTTGAATCGTATGCAGAAGCGTTAAGATACCTGGAACATATAAATGGCCTCCCGCATGATGATATGACTGGAATATTCATTCAATTTTAA
- a CDS encoding glutamate-5-semialdehyde dehydrogenase: MTLLMESQTVEDQAIKAKKAANVLKMLDTKTKDRALEKLADELEANIPYILDENAKDLEAGRKKGYDEAYMDRLKLSESRIKELSGGLRKLIDLEDPAGIIQEKWELDNGLSAEKVSVPLGVIGMIYEARPNVTADAAGLALKSGNAIVLKGGSSALYSNQAIVNILHQGLSKTDIPEDAVQFISSTDRKAAQELFTMKEYIDVLIPRGGGALIHAVVENATVPVLETGVGNCHIYVDKHADSEKALSIIVNAKTDRPAVCNAAETIIVHKEWLSANKDILNETLKRNKIKVHADQAAMNVLDGAAAAGEPDWADEYLSLDVAVKTAENMEDAIHHIDRYGTKHSEAIITEDADSAEEFLNRVDAAAVYHNASTRFTDGSALGFGAEIGISTQKLHARGPMGLPALTTTKLKLKGNGQIR, from the coding sequence ATGACTTTATTAATGGAAAGTCAAACAGTAGAGGACCAGGCGATTAAGGCAAAAAAAGCAGCAAATGTTTTAAAGATGCTGGATACGAAAACGAAAGACCGTGCTTTGGAAAAACTCGCTGATGAATTAGAAGCTAACATCCCGTACATTCTAGACGAAAATGCAAAAGATCTTGAGGCGGGAAGAAAAAAAGGGTACGACGAAGCGTATATGGACCGTTTAAAATTGAGTGAATCAAGAATCAAAGAACTTTCCGGGGGGCTTAGAAAGCTTATCGATCTTGAAGATCCTGCAGGTATAATACAGGAAAAGTGGGAGCTTGATAACGGACTGTCGGCTGAAAAAGTTTCCGTTCCTTTAGGAGTAATCGGGATGATTTATGAAGCCAGACCAAACGTAACAGCCGATGCTGCAGGGCTTGCGCTTAAATCAGGCAATGCGATTGTGCTAAAAGGCGGTTCCTCTGCTCTTTACTCCAATCAAGCGATTGTAAATATTCTGCATCAGGGATTATCCAAAACGGACATTCCGGAAGACGCAGTCCAGTTTATTTCAAGCACAGACCGTAAAGCAGCACAGGAGCTATTTACAATGAAAGAATACATTGATGTTCTCATTCCGCGCGGAGGCGGAGCATTGATCCATGCGGTCGTGGAAAATGCTACTGTACCTGTGCTGGAGACAGGAGTCGGCAATTGCCACATTTATGTCGACAAACACGCAGATAGTGAAAAAGCATTATCCATTATCGTGAATGCTAAGACAGACCGTCCTGCTGTTTGTAACGCTGCTGAGACGATCATTGTTCATAAAGAATGGCTCTCTGCTAATAAAGACATATTGAATGAGACACTTAAGAGAAATAAGATTAAAGTTCATGCTGATCAAGCGGCAATGAATGTTTTGGATGGAGCCGCCGCAGCCGGAGAGCCGGACTGGGCAGATGAATATTTAAGCTTGGATGTTGCAGTGAAAACAGCTGAAAATATGGAGGATGCGATTCATCATATTGACCGGTATGGAACGAAGCATTCCGAAGCAATCATTACAGAGGATGCAGATTCCGCCGAAGAATTTCTTAACAGGGTGGACGCAGCGGCTGTTTATCACAACGCTTCAACACGGTTCACTGATGGGAGTGCATTAGGCTTTGGAGCAGAGATCGGCATCTCGACACAAAAGCTCCATGCAAGAGGTCCGATGGGTCTTCCGGCATTAACTACGACAAAGCTCAAGCTTAAAGGGAATGGTCAAATCAGATAG
- the odhB gene encoding 2-oxoglutarate dehydrogenase complex dihydrolipoyllysine-residue succinyltransferase encodes MAEIKVPELAESISEGTIAQWLKQPGDFVEQGEYLLELETDKVNVELTAEQSGVLKEVLKDAGDTVQVGEIIGTIDEKEEAGGVQSANEGSQEQAELKPEKEESKKEEPKTDHIPSRESEPVVQADTKNRTIASPAARKLAREKGIDLSSVNASDPLGRVRKHDIENHQNAPKQPQAAKPAEKAPQAQADNPAKPVERVKMSRRRQTIANRLVEVQQTAAMLTTFNEVDMTAVMDVRKRRKDKFFEQHDVRLGFMSFFTKAVVAALKQFPLLNAEIQGTELVLKKFYDIGIAVAAPDGLVVPVVRDADRMSFAGIEGEISNLAKKARDNKLALNELQGGTFTITNGGVFGSLLSTPILNAPQVGILGMHKIQWRPIALDHERMENRPMMYIALSYDHRIVDGKEAVSFLATVKELLEDPESLLLEG; translated from the coding sequence ATGGCTGAAATTAAAGTACCGGAACTGGCAGAATCAATCTCGGAAGGAACCATTGCACAATGGCTAAAGCAGCCTGGTGATTTTGTTGAGCAGGGTGAGTATTTGCTTGAGCTTGAAACAGATAAAGTCAATGTAGAATTGACAGCAGAACAATCCGGAGTATTAAAAGAAGTACTGAAGGACGCTGGGGATACCGTTCAAGTAGGTGAAATCATCGGAACGATCGATGAAAAGGAAGAAGCGGGCGGCGTACAAAGTGCAAATGAAGGCAGTCAGGAACAAGCTGAGCTGAAGCCAGAGAAAGAAGAATCCAAAAAAGAAGAACCAAAAACAGATCACATTCCATCAAGAGAAAGTGAGCCTGTTGTCCAGGCGGACACGAAAAACCGTACAATTGCTTCTCCTGCTGCAAGAAAACTTGCGAGGGAAAAAGGAATTGATCTCAGCTCTGTAAATGCTTCCGATCCTCTTGGAAGAGTGCGCAAGCATGATATCGAAAACCATCAAAACGCGCCTAAGCAGCCTCAAGCTGCTAAACCTGCTGAAAAAGCTCCTCAAGCTCAGGCAGATAATCCGGCTAAACCGGTTGAGCGTGTGAAAATGTCCCGCCGCAGACAAACGATTGCGAACCGTTTGGTCGAAGTTCAGCAGACGGCTGCCATGCTTACAACATTCAATGAAGTAGATATGACAGCTGTCATGGATGTTAGAAAGCGCCGCAAAGACAAATTTTTCGAGCAGCATGACGTCCGTCTAGGTTTTATGTCATTTTTCACTAAAGCTGTAGTTGCAGCCCTTAAGCAATTCCCGCTCTTAAACGCAGAAATTCAAGGCACGGAACTTGTGCTGAAAAAATTCTACGATATTGGTATTGCTGTAGCTGCGCCGGACGGTCTTGTCGTACCTGTAGTCCGTGATGCTGACCGCATGAGCTTTGCAGGAATTGAAGGGGAAATTTCCAACCTGGCAAAAAAAGCAAGAGACAACAAGCTTGCCCTGAACGAGCTTCAAGGCGGAACATTTACCATTACAAATGGCGGAGTTTTTGGCTCCCTGCTTTCCACTCCAATTCTGAACGCACCTCAAGTAGGGATCCTTGGTATGCATAAAATCCAATGGCGTCCGATTGCACTTGATCATGAAAGAATGGAAAACCGCCCAATGATGTATATCGCCTTATCATATGATCACCGTATTGTAGATGGAAAAGAAGCGGTTAGCTTCCTTGCTACAGTAAAAGAATTGCTTGAAGATCCTGAGTCTCTTCTTTTGGAAGGCTAA
- the proC gene encoding pyrroline-5-carboxylate reductase: protein MEKPTILFIGAGRMAEAIIAGLRAKKENEIERIIVSNQSNIMRLERLKKQYGAETVFQWQEKIHEADTVVLAMPPEEHEEVFMKLRSLVSGQLIVTIAAGIGPSKMESALPESAVSWIMPNTASSIGESMSLYCKGKKPLNALQEKSLKLLLDAIGQAEECTEEEIHHLTAITGSAPAFAYLFAEVLIEKAKEYGISESKAEKLVTQMISGSAAMLMANGNPSALREQVTTPGGSTAEGIKVLEERKYKEMIQDAITAVNRKSLS, encoded by the coding sequence GTGGAAAAGCCGACTATTTTATTTATTGGGGCAGGCCGAATGGCAGAGGCCATTATTGCTGGTTTACGAGCAAAAAAAGAAAATGAAATAGAACGGATTATCGTTTCAAACCAATCGAATATCATGAGGCTGGAAAGGCTGAAAAAACAATATGGTGCAGAAACGGTCTTTCAATGGCAGGAAAAAATTCACGAAGCAGACACCGTCGTTCTGGCTATGCCACCTGAAGAACATGAGGAAGTTTTTATGAAGCTTCGAAGCCTTGTCAGCGGGCAATTGATCGTGACAATCGCCGCTGGAATCGGTCCATCAAAAATGGAGTCGGCTTTGCCCGAATCAGCAGTCAGCTGGATTATGCCGAACACGGCATCATCTATCGGAGAAAGCATGTCTTTGTACTGCAAAGGGAAAAAGCCGCTTAATGCCCTGCAGGAAAAAAGTCTTAAGCTGCTTCTTGATGCAATTGGACAGGCTGAAGAATGTACGGAGGAAGAAATTCATCATTTAACAGCAATTACAGGAAGTGCGCCTGCATTTGCTTATTTGTTTGCTGAAGTGCTGATTGAGAAAGCAAAAGAATATGGGATTTCTGAAAGCAAGGCGGAAAAGCTTGTCACTCAGATGATCTCCGGTTCAGCTGCTATGCTGATGGCAAACGGAAATCCTTCTGCTTTAAGGGAACAAGTAACAACTCCTGGAGGATCTACAGCTGAGGGAATTAAAGTATTAGAAGAGAGGAAATACAAAGAAATGATTCAAGATGCAATTACTGCTGTTAACAGGAAATCGTTATCTTGA
- the proB gene encoding glutamate 5-kinase, with protein sequence MTNKKRIVIKIGSSSLTSLHGEISRRKLKRIVEEVVELKEEGHEVLLVSSGAVAAGYRKLGCVDRPTALTEKQAAASIGQGLLMEAYSEYFLSHGYVASQILITRSDFSDEKRYMNARNTLKILLDRGIVPIVNENDTVTIDRLKFGDNDTLSAKVAGLVDADQLIIMSDIDGLYDSDPRKNPHAELLLNVHEITSEIEDSAGDPGTGVGTGGMKSKIEAFKITMASGIPAFLGKSGIKGLIGDAVSGTAKGTYFNPSMAGDGLDHRKQWIAFNSGPEGSVTVNDKAKTAIVEHSGELHAQHVLNVSGRFKHGAVVRLKDDRGEEIGLGIVNYSSEQLSNFRGLDVTGMDGNAKAIVDSEGLVCRLDFPMPAGV encoded by the coding sequence TTGACTAATAAAAAACGCATTGTCATTAAAATTGGAAGCAGCTCTTTAACCAGTCTTCACGGAGAAATCAGCAGAAGGAAGCTGAAAAGAATTGTAGAGGAAGTTGTGGAATTAAAGGAAGAAGGACACGAAGTTCTCCTCGTATCTTCAGGAGCAGTAGCGGCAGGATATCGCAAGCTTGGCTGTGTAGACCGGCCGACGGCATTAACAGAGAAGCAGGCAGCAGCATCCATTGGTCAGGGCCTGCTGATGGAGGCGTACTCGGAATACTTCCTGTCCCATGGATATGTGGCTTCCCAAATTCTCATAACGAGAAGTGACTTTTCTGATGAGAAAAGATATATGAATGCGCGAAATACATTAAAAATTCTGCTGGATCGAGGCATTGTTCCGATAGTAAATGAGAATGATACAGTCACAATTGACCGGTTGAAGTTCGGAGACAATGACACTCTCTCCGCTAAGGTGGCAGGGTTAGTGGATGCAGATCAGCTCATCATCATGTCGGATATAGACGGATTATATGATAGTGATCCCAGGAAAAATCCGCATGCAGAACTTCTATTAAATGTGCATGAAATCACATCCGAGATTGAGGATTCTGCCGGTGATCCAGGGACCGGTGTAGGAACAGGCGGGATGAAGTCTAAAATTGAAGCATTTAAAATCACGATGGCTTCAGGAATCCCGGCTTTTCTAGGGAAATCGGGAATAAAAGGATTGATTGGGGATGCAGTCAGCGGTACTGCTAAAGGAACCTATTTTAATCCAAGCATGGCAGGTGACGGTTTGGATCACCGCAAGCAATGGATTGCCTTTAATTCAGGACCAGAGGGAAGCGTAACCGTCAATGATAAAGCAAAAACCGCTATAGTAGAGCATTCAGGTGAACTGCATGCTCAGCACGTCTTAAACGTATCAGGCCGATTTAAGCATGGTGCCGTTGTGAGACTTAAAGATGATCGGGGAGAGGAAATAGGACTCGGTATCGTCAACTATTCATCTGAACAGCTTTCAAATTTCCGAGGCTTGGATGTAACAGGAATGGATGGGAATGCAAAAGCAATAGTGGACAGCGAAGGCTTAGTCTGCCGGCTGGATTTTCCTATGCCAGCGGGCGTATAA
- a CDS encoding cold-shock protein — protein sequence MYNKKPVEEIITKDTKIWTCTADNCNCWVRDNFKSSDEPLCPICKSPMATQTKELQVVDNPCSSF from the coding sequence TTGTATAATAAAAAACCGGTTGAGGAAATTATTACAAAAGATACGAAAATCTGGACTTGTACAGCTGACAATTGCAATTGCTGGGTTCGGGATAACTTTAAAAGCAGTGATGAGCCGTTATGCCCGATCTGTAAAAGCCCAATGGCTACCCAGACAAAAGAGCTTCAAGTAGTCGACAATCCATGCTCATCCTTTTAA
- a CDS encoding LacI family DNA-binding transcriptional regulator, with protein sequence MRTTISDIANMANVSKSTVSRYLNGGYVSAATAQKIQNAITETKFEPNAFAQSLKQKKTNFIGVIIPRLDSYTMTKMLMGIDERLKELGFQMLVANTDQVQEREIENIYAFARQKVAGIILMATKITKEHHGAFEDAGIPSLIIGQESNYYHSIIHADYEAGYDLGKFVYKKGHRNILFIGVSEQDEAVGQKRKRGFMDALKDSGPHSVKALEADFSMEKSRLETDKALSEGLPDIIVCSTDNMALGAMKAIQEKKLAIPRDLSVAGFGGYRISEMVHPGLTTVSFHYFDVGLNAAYSIVSLIEGRTIQKKMVSGYEIISRESVAAIKPTI encoded by the coding sequence TTGAGAACGACCATATCCGATATTGCCAATATGGCCAATGTATCCAAAAGTACCGTCTCTAGATATTTAAATGGCGGCTACGTAAGCGCGGCAACAGCCCAGAAAATTCAAAATGCTATTACTGAAACAAAGTTTGAACCTAATGCGTTTGCTCAAAGTTTGAAACAGAAAAAGACAAATTTTATTGGAGTTATTATTCCGAGGCTTGATTCTTATACGATGACCAAGATGCTGATGGGCATTGATGAAAGACTTAAGGAGCTTGGGTTTCAAATGCTTGTTGCCAATACCGATCAGGTTCAGGAGAGAGAAATCGAAAATATTTATGCTTTTGCACGGCAAAAAGTAGCCGGTATCATTTTAATGGCTACAAAAATTACAAAAGAACATCATGGTGCATTTGAGGATGCGGGCATTCCTTCCTTAATCATTGGGCAGGAAAGCAACTATTATCATTCCATTATTCATGCCGATTATGAAGCAGGATATGACCTTGGGAAATTTGTTTATAAAAAGGGACACAGGAACATTTTGTTTATCGGGGTAAGTGAACAGGATGAAGCGGTTGGCCAAAAAAGGAAACGCGGTTTTATGGATGCTTTGAAAGACAGCGGTCCCCATTCAGTAAAGGCTTTGGAAGCGGACTTTTCAATGGAAAAATCCAGACTGGAAACAGATAAAGCTTTAAGTGAGGGTTTACCGGACATTATCGTCTGTTCTACAGATAACATGGCACTTGGCGCAATGAAAGCTATACAAGAAAAGAAACTTGCCATTCCAAGAGATTTATCTGTTGCGGGATTCGGAGGATACCGGATATCCGAAATGGTTCATCCTGGCCTTACCACGGTCAGTTTTCACTATTTTGATGTTGGATTAAATGCTGCATATTCTATCGTCAGTCTCATTGAAGGAAGAACCATTCAGAAAAAAATGGTATCAGGATATGAGATCATCAGCAGAGAGAGTGTAGCAGCCATCAAACCAACGATTTGA
- the proC gene encoding pyrroline-5-carboxylate reductase: MKEIKIAFIGAGSMAEAMISGITESRTVKRENIYVTNRTNRERREELVLKYGIQAMHTEELPYEEMDAFILAMKPKDAEKAMKPLKEKIQPEQTILSVLAGISNQFIEACLHGGQQVIRVMPNTSSMIGESATALSPSPNVSMENVWMAEELMASIGKVFVIKETQMDLFTGIAGSGPAYFYYLMESIEKTAEENGMDPEMARKAGAQTILGAAKMMMSREETPAQLRENVTSPNGTTAAGLEAFKFNGGGHAIAQAILSAAERSKEMSEQLEEAILVK; this comes from the coding sequence ATGAAGGAAATAAAAATTGCATTTATAGGGGCAGGATCTATGGCTGAAGCCATGATATCGGGCATAACGGAATCACGCACAGTAAAAAGGGAAAATATTTATGTAACAAATAGAACCAATCGTGAAAGAAGAGAAGAGCTAGTTCTAAAATACGGAATACAAGCCATGCATACAGAAGAACTGCCATATGAAGAAATGGATGCATTTATCCTGGCTATGAAGCCTAAGGATGCAGAAAAAGCTATGAAGCCGCTTAAAGAAAAAATTCAGCCGGAACAAACCATTTTGTCGGTTCTCGCGGGAATATCCAATCAGTTTATTGAAGCATGCCTTCACGGCGGACAGCAGGTAATCAGAGTGATGCCAAATACATCGAGCATGATAGGAGAGTCAGCCACAGCGTTATCGCCAAGTCCGAATGTTTCAATGGAAAACGTTTGGATGGCGGAGGAATTAATGGCATCTATTGGAAAGGTATTTGTAATAAAAGAAACCCAGATGGATTTATTTACCGGAATTGCAGGCAGCGGTCCCGCTTACTTCTATTATTTAATGGAAAGCATTGAAAAAACAGCAGAAGAAAATGGAATGGACCCTGAAATGGCCAGGAAAGCAGGAGCCCAGACAATTTTAGGGGCAGCGAAAATGATGATGAGCAGGGAGGAAACACCGGCACAGCTTAGGGAAAACGTTACGTCTCCAAATGGAACCACAGCAGCCGGACTTGAAGCCTTTAAATTTAACGGAGGCGGCCATGCAATCGCACAAGCGATTTTATCAGCCGCTGAACGGTCTAAAGAAATGAGTGAACAATTAGAGGAAGCGATTTTGGTTAAGTAA
- a CDS encoding DUF6501 family protein, whose translation MNHLNWQDKKTIKKVTCIHTDAEKYIVNRALTAGSTYEVKNETEEFYFVVDNSGKVSGFYKDYFKEA comes from the coding sequence ATGAATCATCTTAATTGGCAGGATAAAAAAACGATAAAAAAAGTGACGTGCATTCACACAGATGCAGAGAAATATATCGTAAACCGTGCATTAACAGCAGGCAGCACATATGAAGTGAAAAATGAAACTGAGGAATTTTATTTTGTCGTGGACAATTCAGGCAAAGTCAGCGGATTTTACAAGGATTATTTTAAAGAGGCGTAA
- a CDS encoding STAS domain-containing protein — protein sequence MELKKDLLEGIHSIELLNRVGESLILTDDELNITWFNECAGDLLNTVAPHMNLEDADSFMGMNLKSFHRADQIRIIEHGPLPYTSTIHLFQTFSAHIVVDRLPESRGYILTWKDVTDYENELLSGRKLMEELYTPIIGTMIDHTFLAAITGFLSEQRIEHMTGKLLSFAGANQAEYILFDFSEMYSVPDEAVIDKLEQLVQALNLMGTEAICVGLKPGMARQMISRGYGLSIKAFPSFKQGMGYVLKNLGYTLVKS from the coding sequence TTGGAGCTGAAGAAGGATTTACTGGAAGGGATACATTCGATTGAACTTCTGAATCGTGTAGGAGAGTCACTAATTTTAACAGATGATGAATTAAATATTACATGGTTTAACGAATGTGCTGGGGATTTATTAAATACCGTCGCCCCGCATATGAACCTTGAGGATGCAGATTCGTTTATGGGGATGAATTTGAAATCCTTTCACAGGGCAGATCAAATCCGGATAATTGAACATGGTCCTTTGCCGTATACTTCGACTATACACCTGTTTCAAACCTTCTCTGCACATATCGTTGTTGACAGGCTTCCGGAAAGCAGGGGGTATATTCTTACCTGGAAAGATGTAACCGATTACGAAAACGAATTGCTTTCTGGAAGGAAGCTAATGGAGGAATTATACACGCCAATCATAGGTACTATGATTGATCATACATTTCTTGCGGCTATTACTGGTTTTTTATCCGAGCAAAGGATAGAACACATGACAGGGAAATTATTGTCCTTTGCTGGTGCTAATCAAGCAGAATACATACTTTTTGATTTCTCGGAAATGTATTCTGTACCCGATGAGGCTGTTATTGATAAGCTGGAGCAGCTCGTTCAGGCACTAAATCTAATGGGAACAGAAGCCATTTGCGTAGGATTAAAGCCAGGCATGGCCCGGCAAATGATCAGCAGGGGATACGGACTTTCCATAAAAGCATTTCCTTCGTTTAAACAGGGAATGGGATATGTGTTGAAAAATCTTGGATACACCTTGGTTAAATCATAA